The DNA sequence CCTGgtagtaattattattattgatgttCTGTCTATTACTGGTTACAGGCCTGgtagtaattattattattgatgttATGTCTATTACTGGTTACAGGCCTGgtagtaattattattattgatgttATGTCTATTACTGGTTACAGGCCTGgtagtaattattattattgatgttATGTCTATTACTGGTTACAGGCCTGgtagtaattattattattgatgttATGTCTATTACTGGTTACAGGCCTGgtagtaattattattattgatgttCTGTCTATTACTGGTTACAGGCCTGgtagtaattattattattgatgttATGTCTATTACTGGTTACAGGCCTGgtagtaattattattattgatgttCTGTCTATTACTGGTTACAGGCCTGGTAGTAATTATTTATCATATTCTTTATTCATGCATGATGCAATTCTCTCATTACAGGTCGAGGGAACAATTCATTATCTTTGAACTGGTATGAGGTAAGCATTGTGTCATGTAAGGCAGATTATGAGTGTGGTGAAATATAATGGAAGGTAGATCATTGTCATCTAAGGTTGATGAAAGCAGCAAAGAATGATGTATTTGAGAAGTTACATTCCTTCTGTATTATCTGTGAAATAGAAGTTATCATACTCAAGAAAATGCAGACTTTACTACGGGTTTGTCAACTGCTGGATCAGCACTCTTGAATGACAAATGCATTATAACTAGTTATGCTGGTACAGGTCTTTGACTAATACTGGTCTAATACAGAATTATGGGTTGTTTGAAGGGAATCATTCAAGACATAAGCATAATGAGGGAACACTTTAGACgtgaggctaccccaccaccaccatatgaGAGTAAAGATTTGATAAAATCTTGACAAtatctgttttgtttcttgCCAAATGACACATCTTCTGTGATGATTtttcagctgtataaagcacaGTACCGCAGTCGTAAAGAGGCACAGAAAGCAATGAGAGAAATGACGTTTTTGACGCCAGGACAAGTGTGGATGCAACAGCACCCCCAACCCCCATTTGCCCCCCTGGCTCCCTACAATGGGGGGATTTTGGGTGGGGACTATGACCTCAACCCCCAGTTCCAAGGTAGGAAGCTTAGAGGAGCGGCCAATATCTTCCTGCAAACTGATGAAACAGCAACTTAAATGTTAGGACAATGAAAATACTGGTTTGCATTTGAATTTGATTATGATACCATGTTTGCAAGATTGGAATTACGTAAATAAAACAATCTTAACTCTCATAACTAATTTCCACTCAACAGGTGTTCCCGATCCACTTGGGAGACGAGGACGTAACCCATTGCAGCCTCTATTGCCCCAGCCAAGATTTGACCCCTTTGGACCTCTGCCTGACCACAACATATTGCCAGGGCCAGGAAGGGGAAGGAGAGGGGGTGGCGGCCGGGGAGGTTTGGGGAGGGGACgagggtggatgggtgggtttgggggtgggggtggtccTGGAATGTTTTAAAGTGATTGCAAGATGAATTAAATGAATTGTTATGGACTTTTGATGCATGTATGGGGGTCTTGATGGTGATTGGGGTGGGAGCACAAGTTCAAACCTCAATTTAGCCAGTCGCTTAATGTCAAAGTCTGAAAATTCTGTTCAGTCTATTAAGCTCATCCAATAGCAGTACGTATGATAACAATGAATTTGATTAAGGAAAAGTGAATAGAAGACAAGATTTTGAACTAGAGGTgtgatgatacagaaaattcctgatacaatacatattgcaaAATCTTGGAACGGTACAACACAGTTCAAAGCACATAACAATATGCTTTTAATTACTTATGTTCTTTAAAAAGGTATATTCTGATATCGTCACAGATCTGTTTTGAACAAAATGCAAACTCACATCTATGCAACATTAGATGATCAGTCTGTTGGAAAACATTGGAGCAGACTGTTCTGCTGTTGTTTTGTTACTGTATTCGTATTGCAAATATCCAACActgaattgttttgttgtgtcattacATCAAGCAGTATATGTTTTTATGAGATAATAGCTCAACTTGCATCACTACAATAAACTGTTAAGTTTTAATGTACACTCAGCATGTTTGTTGGgatattttatattatttgtttatgaTACAGGTCTCATGATGCTTTTAGTTATTTTATGCTAAACAATAAAACCCATCAGGACCCCCTTGTATATATACAAATTATCAGGTTCAGTTTGTAATTTATGTCAAAAGGACTGCTGTGGCTAACAACTGATAAAAATTTGAAGAATACTTTATGTGTGAAATGTATGTGAATGATCATGGTGCCAAACAATGTACAAaacaatcttagcactaaggtggtAATGaatccataccttaacacaggcTTACAAGAGTTATAGCATTGCAGTTGTTTTGTCttatttcttttcattgttGATGTGTCCAGTTAAAGGATGAAGTTTCATGTCACTCAAGTCCCAATTGTACAGTATATGTTGATCCCAGTGCAACAGTGTGTATGTGTCTTCTAGAGTGTTTGGTTGTGGCAGTCAACATATGACAGAACATGTTTAGTCAGTCATTCTTACCTGTAATGAAATTAAACAGAAACTTTACTCATTTGTCATGTTTGTCAAGATAGTTAATTACTTTCAcagaaaataaaactaaatgaaTTCAATATGAAACAGTACAGTGGTCATTTGTGCTTCTGATTCATAGAGTAGGATCAATAAGGTTTGAGCTGCATGAAGGTTGCAAGGTGAAGTGAAATGAGTTGGAACAAGACATTCAACATTATGGCATTTGAACGGTGACAAATTCATGCATGTTTTTCTTTGTACTTTGCCAACTGAGATACCATACCATCCCTTCTTTTGTGACCCCATAATAATGAACACCAGGCATAATGATGGCTGTTGACTGAACCACTGACCTTCAGCTGTCCTTCCTGACAATACATCCATTGAAGGTGGTTAGGTCACGAagtacaatatttcagttatagtttGGTTTGTAGGTTGATTATGTATGCTCGTAGAGCTTAAAACGACAAAGGCTGTAAAAAAATTACAATTTTTGGTGAAATCGAAGGGGTCATACCGACAGACCTATTATGACAGTACCAATCTAGGATTTAAACCTACTGTCAGCAACTCCTGACTTGGTTCAGGGATGCCATtgttatgatttgtttgtttctttagtTTCACATTGCACTTACCAGTTTTCAAGTTATATtacatctgtaaataaccaaatctggaccaagcaatccagtgattgacatatgagcatcaatttatgcAATTAAGATATGAAGACACgcatgaaccaagtcagcaagtctgtcCACACTCTCAAGTCATTTATTGCAAGAAAATGGAATTGAGTAATCAGATGCAAGTTTTCCAGCTGCTACCTACACAACTGGCCAGGTCCATACTGAATAAGCTGTACAGTTGCTGCTGTGCTGAGAGTTGCACAGTCATGGTAGCAATGATGGGAGCTGAGTACAGTCGGTGCACAAAAATCAGTGAGCAAAAGAAAATTTCCACGGTGACTTGCCACAACATCCTCTCACACagactaacacttagtctctgCATATACACTGAATCGCAAAAAAACATCACCCCGTTTTGAAACTGGTATtcagtttaattcaaacacatgtaaataacataaTATTGTCTGAAAGATTTCagaaatgacatgtttgatcatcaatacttaaaggtcacgtgcaacgtaaaacgcaactttgcagattccgatacttttcagtatgcacttacaaAGACAAGATActtttcagtatgcacttaccaaaacaaatcatcaaaaatgccaattcaacctataaaggtgaaaaaaaaaaacacgatgaaaaaaCGCCCTCGAAATGGGAGTTCAAACGATACACTATTTTTTCTCCAGCTGCGCTCATAACCCATGTAGTGCATGTGCCAGACCGAATTTCACTACCAATTTGCTGAACAGATTTGGTTATGATTTTTGGTTAGTTTGATATCTGAGGTGTCCAGAAATGGTTGATGGACCTTCAGATCACTTTGCCAAATGCGATTTTGGTGGCCATCTTTAAATATGGCCGCCAGTTTTCTCTTCAAATATAGAGGGTTAGGAAATCCGCCATAACTCTACACAGCCTTGACCAATTGATGTGCAAATGGGCTCAAATGTTTCTAATAAAATTCCACATCTCCTGATATATGATTTATGTTGTTTAATTAAAATTACCTGCTTCATATTCGCaaaatactttgaaaaaaagacagagaccatatatgttgaccatatatggtctctgaaaaaactgatattttttatgttattttcacGATTTTCCTTCATATGTTCAGTCCCAAAGGCATAAAAGGATCCAGGATGGGCAAAATATGACTTGGGTAGGTTAGAGGGGTGTCTTAGGCATCCACAACAACTGTTATATTGACATATTACACGATAGTTTTATTCCATATGTACGTTTTCAATTTATGTCATTTCAGTCCTTGATGCGCTCCACGTACCGtactgatatttcatcataaTAATGTTCTTATGGTACATTTGTTTGTACATTCTGTGATCATATTCATTAGATAATATGTCAGTTTTTAAAGTGTAATTCCATCACAGGAACACAGGTGGCACCACCCATCAGGACTAACACTCCATGTATGTGACAGTGAAAGTGAAAAAATCTTAGATGTGCATGTCATTCCTCCAATACAGCTGTTTGCACTGCCTGTTTACAACAGTGTATGCATGACCAGAGTAATGAAGTTACAAGGTAAGCTAATGGTGATGTGAAGGAAATGATTATGCTTCCCTGGTGTTATGCATTAGACAAGACAAACTGTGTGCGGTACCTGCCATTATATTACGTACAGATGACAAGGGTAGCAGAGACGTGCCCAGAGCTACATGACCACTTCATCAACGGTGGGTTCAGTGTCTAGCTTGGGAAGGAAACCCCATTTGGCAAGATTGCTATTGACCAGACTGTTGAAGAGACAGTAAATAGAGATACCCAAACTGCTGGTGGAACGAAAGGGTTCAGTCTAAAACACAGTGCTCTTACCCGTTTCTGTGTGACAGCTGAACACAGAGCTGAAGCTGTGAGACAGCTCCGAGACCTTGTTTCAGTATCGCTACGCCGACTTACAACCTTCAAGAATAAAGGAGGGCGAAGTGGATATTGTCCATTGTTGACATGCTGGGAAATAACTGGATAAACCCATTTTCCAATCAACCATCGGACCTTGTAGGCCTTTCTACTGGTGTACCAGCACCATCAGCAATAAAGCAGGATATGCTGAAGGCTTGCAGTAAGGGAGAAGAGGCACTAACAGTTCACATGGCAAATCTGGAGAAAGGGTCAGGGTTTTATGATACCATCAAGAAGCTGAAATTACAAACATTCAGCGCTTACAGAAACCCAAATTCTGTCAAAGCCGGTGCCAACCGAGAGATCATCTTGAAAGCAGATAACAGGGTTTTTGGACAAATGTTACTGATAGCCCAAAACAGGAAGTTGGATATGAAACAAGTACTTAAGTATCCTCTTGGTCCAAAACCATGGGCCTTGGCGAATCCAGATGGAACACTGAAGAAAACAGGGAAAGCAACAGTAGGCAAGCACCTGGAGAAAGATGTTGCTTATGCTGAAGCACCAAGTGGCTCAACGGGCGACAGCGATTGATGCAATGGCAATCGTGCAGACGACACATGGAGAGAACCTGACCTTTGATGATCTGTCTGATGCTGTTCTGAAGAAGGTTCTCCATGAAGGTTTGGGATGTGAACGAATTGATGTAGTTTTTGACATGTGCCGTGCGCAGTCCATCAAAAGAGGGCAAACCGTGGTTCTCAACATGGAACAGTGTTCAGTCAGATAAAACCTGGACATCGAATCAAAAATTGGAAGAGGATCCTATCGATCACAGAAAGCAAGGCCAAACTCACTGTGTTCATAGCCGAGAGTTGGAAGGAGCAGCGTAGGAGAGAGAAGCTGGGTAACGTGGTACTCATGGGAACTTCAGATGAAAGATGTTTCCGGATATCAAAGGATGCCGTAGTGGAGATGGTCCAACTATGGTCCACGCAAGAAGAAGCGGACACACGGATGGTGATCCACGTGAAACATGCTGCGGCAGATTAAGGTTCTAGTGATTTCGGAAGACACTGGTGTGTTCATGAGCCTGCTCTCCCTTCACTCACAAATAGGCACCCGTGTACTATTGAGAGAGGGCAAGAAAAATGCAGTGAGACATAGACATATCACGGCTGAGGACAGTTCTTGGAACGGATGTGTGCAATGCACTGATTGGTGTCCATTCATTTACTGGGTGCGACTCAGTCAGCTCATTTGGGGTGAAGCAGCAATTTATGAAAGACATATGTAGAACAAATGGTGTGTGTGGGGGTTTTccactgattttgtacatgaaagatttaagacatttcatcaaattcaTCATCATTCATCCTAGCCATAAATAACGAATGATTCCTTAGCAAACGTATATTTGTCGTCAGGTTCAACATCAGATGAAGATGATGagtcggtgagtgagtttggttttacactgcgtttagcaatgtcacgacgcggaacaccagaaatgggctttacacctTTACCCATGTGCATTGAATCTGGCGATCATTACCAAACCATAAAATGCAACAGATTTTCCGCATTTTGCTTCCAATGTCTTCAGCTGACACAACAAGTGCCTTTCTACGGTAACCGGGGTATCATTGGGTATGGACAACACCAGCAACTCATTCTTACACTTCACCATGAATGCGGAAGGTTATACTGTCCTCACTACCCGGAACATTTGGCCAGCAAAATACTCCCTGTATCTACTGACCACATTCTTCACAGGGAAAGTCCAGCATAACATGGCTTTCTCAGAATGGAGCCCTTGTGACCACGGACAGTTGTAGTGCGTAACCCATGTCCATGCGCTTTGTTCATCTCGGTATAATCTAATTTAGTTTGCAATGAAATGTTTACATTAAATTTTATAAAACGAATAACATACAGTTAAGGTATGTTTCCCACTTTCGGGAAACTTTCTCTTccgatttgacacatttagttcctGCGGAAATAATTTAATCACGTGACCATAGTATCgttcattttttttctctgaATCCGtcatgattttatttatttagttgactactaattttatggtcaaactactaattttgaacattgaaactactatttgcaacactttggggttggcatttctggaacaaatcagataaaaacatttcagcttGGAAAGTCTTCCCCAAGGCAAACCACAGGcaaatatttccaaagaaaGTTCCTCATATCTGTCGTTCATATTGCGGACCTCATATTCATGCCGGTTTCACCTGTTTGTGGGATTCAATTTGACAGTCATCAAATAATGGCCACTTCTGCTTCCAATCAAGATGTCTCGAATTACGGCGCACGAGAAACTCGTGCAACGGAAGTGAGTCCTGATTGGTTCAGCTGGTAACCATACCACAAAGTGCCATTGCTGATGAACAGCTGCTTCGATCCTGTTTCGAAGTGTTGAACAGTCAATACCTATCTCTTAACACAGGGTTTTATGCTGTAAGTGATCTCTAGCATGCTAGGGTTGGTTCTCATTTCGCCTAACAAGTAAATCAAGAGgagaaacatatttgaaaagtgTCTGTTTAAGAGATCGCTGATTATGACTGGACGTATTGcatacatgtttttgtttcaaatattattaaaagTTTTCAAATTAAGTGTTGCTGTTAGATTCCGGTTCCCAGTTCTCTTTGTCAGAGACGGGACCATGCACAGCGGAAATGGCAATAATTGACGTCACGCCATTATGACGTCATGTAATTGTCTCGCCCATATTTCGTGGAGACTggttgtgtacatgttgtacacGGATGCCAAGTATCTCTTTAAAATGGGTTGCAAACAGACCAAAGTTACGCCTTTCAAACAGACTTCTCCAGAGGAGGCTCTAACGGGCAAAATTAATTGTCCTCATGAGCTGTACTACGCCAAGTGTCAGGTGACACGGCCCACGCCCCGCCTGTCAGGGGCGGAGATTCTTCAACAGCTACGGGATGAGGGCTTGGTCCCCGACCGTCAGTCCAGCGGAGGAGTGGCCTTCTCTGTCCCCGCTGTGGAGGGGGTTGTTCCCCGTGGCAAAGCTCCCCGACGTCTGGAGCAAATCCCAGTGCGATGCTTCTACACAGCTGAGAGGAGGAGACAGAAGGCGGATCAATTTCGACTGAACAGGTAAAATTTGAAAAAGAGGTTTCCAAAAAGTGCTTAATGTTGATCTAGCTTCATATCTTTTGTTTATTTAATTAAGGTTTGTCCAGCAATGTCAGAGGCTTTGAGTTGAGTTCATATTAATTCCCTACTGCACGTATATTTCACACAGGTTCGTGGAGCAGATCCAGAGGAAACAGCTGGACAGAGAAATCAAGCACAAAGCTGTCAAGGACGAGAAGA is a window from the Haliotis asinina isolate JCU_RB_2024 chromosome 9, JCU_Hal_asi_v2, whole genome shotgun sequence genome containing:
- the LOC137296725 gene encoding uncharacterized protein codes for the protein MGCKQTKVTPFKQTSPEEALTGKINCPHELYYAKCQVTRPTPRLSGAEILQQLRDEGLVPDRQSSGGVAFSVPAVEGVVPRGKAPRRLEQIPVRCFYTAERRRQKADQFRLNRFVEQIQRKQLDREIKHKAVKDEKKRRQFLKKMRAEHQLQMREEKLQRLEEEREARKKKTVKK